In Tamandua tetradactyla isolate mTamTet1 chromosome 7, mTamTet1.pri, whole genome shotgun sequence, the following are encoded in one genomic region:
- the PDGFB gene encoding platelet-derived growth factor subunit B isoform X2, translating into MLSDHSIRSLEDLQRLLQGDSVDEDGAELDLNLTRSHPGGELESLSRGRRSVDSLATAEPAVIAECKTRTEVFKISRHSIARTNANFVVWPPCVEVQRCSGCCNNHRVQCRPLQVQLRHVQVRKIEIVRKKPTFKKVTVTLEDHLACKCETVAAARSVTRSSQEQRAKMQTRVTIRTVRVPRPPKGKHRKFKHTHDKAALKETLGA; encoded by the exons ATGCTGAGTGACCACTCCATCCGCTCCCTTGAGGACctccagcgcctgctgcagggagaCTCCGTAG ATGAAGACGGGGCTGAGTTGGACCTGAATTTGACCCGGTCCCATCCCGGAGGGGAGCTGGAGAGTTTATCTCGGGGGAGAAGGAGCGTGG ATTCCCTCGCCACCGCCGAGCCAGCCGTGATCGCCGAGTGCAAGACCCGCACCGAGGTGTTTAAGATATCCCGGCACTCTATAGCCCGCACCAATGCCAACTTCGTGGTGTGGCCGCCCTGCGTGGAGGTCCAGCGCTGCTCCGGCTGCTGCAACAACCACCGCGTGCAGTGCCGTCCCTTGCAGGTGCAGCTGCGGCATGTCCAG GTGAGAAAGATCGAGATAGTGAGGAAGAAGCCAACCTTCAAGAAGGTCACAGTGACCTTGGAGGACCATTTGGCATGCAAGTGTGAGACGGTGGCGGCTGCCCGGTCTGTGACCCGGAGTTCCCAGGAGCAGCGAG CCAAGATGCAAACTCGGGTGACCATTCGGACGGTGCGAGTCCCCCGGCCCCCCAAGGGGAAGCACCGGAAGTTCAAGCACACGCATGACAAGGCGGCACTGAAGGAGACCCTGGGAGCTTAG
- the PDGFB gene encoding platelet-derived growth factor subunit B isoform X1 yields MNRCWALFLPLCCYLRLVSAEGDPIPEELYEMLSDHSIRSLEDLQRLLQGDSVDEDGAELDLNLTRSHPGGELESLSRGRRSVDSLATAEPAVIAECKTRTEVFKISRHSIARTNANFVVWPPCVEVQRCSGCCNNHRVQCRPLQVQLRHVQVRKIEIVRKKPTFKKVTVTLEDHLACKCETVAAARSVTRSSQEQRAKMQTRVTIRTVRVPRPPKGKHRKFKHTHDKAALKETLGA; encoded by the exons ATGAATCGCTGCTGGGCGCTCTTCCTGCCTCTCTGCTGCTACCTGCGTCTGGTCAGCGCCGAG GGGGACCCCATTCCTGAGGAGCTGTACGAGATGCTGAGTGACCACTCCATCCGCTCCCTTGAGGACctccagcgcctgctgcagggagaCTCCGTAG ATGAAGACGGGGCTGAGTTGGACCTGAATTTGACCCGGTCCCATCCCGGAGGGGAGCTGGAGAGTTTATCTCGGGGGAGAAGGAGCGTGG ATTCCCTCGCCACCGCCGAGCCAGCCGTGATCGCCGAGTGCAAGACCCGCACCGAGGTGTTTAAGATATCCCGGCACTCTATAGCCCGCACCAATGCCAACTTCGTGGTGTGGCCGCCCTGCGTGGAGGTCCAGCGCTGCTCCGGCTGCTGCAACAACCACCGCGTGCAGTGCCGTCCCTTGCAGGTGCAGCTGCGGCATGTCCAG GTGAGAAAGATCGAGATAGTGAGGAAGAAGCCAACCTTCAAGAAGGTCACAGTGACCTTGGAGGACCATTTGGCATGCAAGTGTGAGACGGTGGCGGCTGCCCGGTCTGTGACCCGGAGTTCCCAGGAGCAGCGAG CCAAGATGCAAACTCGGGTGACCATTCGGACGGTGCGAGTCCCCCGGCCCCCCAAGGGGAAGCACCGGAAGTTCAAGCACACGCATGACAAGGCGGCACTGAAGGAGACCCTGGGAGCTTAG